The Panicum hallii strain FIL2 chromosome 5, PHallii_v3.1, whole genome shotgun sequence genome contains the following window.
GAGGAGAAATGAACTGGCATGCCAGAGTGGCGTGCCATAGTAATTAGTCAGCTTACTCAAAAAACACTATTAGATACACACTTGCATCCTTATCCATGCTGTTGGCAGCAAGATCCTCTGAATCATTGGACAACTGAACCATGCATAGGATTATCTGAATCGTCATTATTAGTCAGGACACAAGTTATGAGTCTATTGACACTCTAGTTTCTTGGTTGATCTGTCACACGCAGTGGGCCTGCACCACGAGCGTGGACTTCTCGCTGGCGCAGTTCGTCCAGGTGATCGTCTTGCTTAGCACTGGGGGAGCCAATGGCGGCGGATACATGGCGTCCAAGTACGTAGTGCTGGCGATCTACTGCGCCATCTTGATCCTACACGGGCTGATCAACAGCCTCTCTATCCAATGGCTGGCATGGTTTGGCCAGTTTGGAGCCTTTTGGAACCTTGCAGGTACGTGGAAGTGgattcttttttattttcttctttTCCATCTACGAGCATTGTGCATATGTTTAGCTTTGTACAAATGTGACTATGATAGATCCACGGTGATAATCGGTGGCACAAACGATGGTTTCAAATTGATCGGTGATATGATAATGATGTAGGTGTATTTGCCTTGACGATATTGATTCCTGCCGTTGCTAAGGAGAGGGCAACCATGGAGTTCGTTTTTACCCACTGCTACACCGACAATGGTGTGGGGATCCACAGCAAGGTTTATGCACTAGCCATTGGTTTGCTGACAAGCCAATACTCCCTCCTCGGATACGACACGTCAGCCCACATGGTAAATCGTTGATATGTCCGGCCAATAATCATATGTTATCTGCACCTTGTTCAATCCAGAGATGTGTAATAAAGATTTGATCCTTGTGTTTGTTTACGAGTTGGATGCAGTCAGAGGAGACGAAGAACGCTGCCTGGAGTGGGCCAATGGGGATCGTCGTCTCCGTTGCTCTGTCGAGCGTCTTCGGATGGGTCTACCTGGTGTCCCTGACATCCATCGTCACCAACATCCCCATCCTCCTCGACCCCAGCAACGACGCCGGCGGGAACGCCATCGCGCAGGCCCTGCACGCCGCCTTCCGCACGAGGTTCGGCAGCGGCGCCGGGGGGATCGTGTGCTTGGCGGCCATGGCCGTCGCCATATTCCTCTGCGGCACGGCGTCCGTGACCAGCAACTCGAGGTGCGCCTCGACTGCATGctaacaaaagaaaaaaaactgaCCATTAATAATGCCCTGCAACTGCAAGCACATCTCTGCATGCAGGATGGGGTACGCCTTCTCCAGGGACGGGGCGATGCCGTTCTCGCGCTTCTGGTACCGGGTGAACAAGCAGGAGGTGCCCTTCAACGTCGTCTGGCTCTCCGTCTCGGTGGCGTTCGTCATGGCGCTCACGGTGCGTCTGAGCATCTCTCCATAACTGCATATGCAATGCGACTCGTCAGGTAAAACATGCTAGGTATCATCCACGTCCTACAATGGCAGTCGCTGGGGAGCCAGGTGGCGTTCCAGGCGATGGTGTCCATCACGACGCTGGGCATGTACATCGCCTACGGGCTGCCCATCTTCTTCCGCGTGACCACCGCCCGGAGATCCTTCGTTCCGGGGCCGTTCCACCTCGGGAAATATGGTGTCCTCATCGGCTGGGCGGCAGTCGCCTGGGTGGCCCTCGTGACCGTGCTCTTCTGCCTGCCGGTGGCGTACCCTGTCGCGGTGGACAACTTCAACTACACGCCGGCGGCCGTCGGGGGCGTGCTGCTGCTCAGCCTCGGCGCGTGGGCGCTGCACGCCCGGTTCTGGTTCCGAGGTCCCGTCACCAACGTCGACGCGTGATCGATGAAGATGGCCACCCACGATGGTACGCTCTGTTTGTTTCCCTGGAAAATTCCCTGGAAGACCCTCAAGCAAATGACGCTTCCTTCCATGGTCCTGCAAAACTGAGACGCCCTTCTGTGGCCTTCTTTTTATTTTCGTTCCTTTCCATGGCCCTCCCGTTAGATCCGTTAGCCCATTCTGTTAGGGTTTAAGGTTTGAGGTGAGAAGAAAAATATCTTGATCTGAACTGCCCCTGGCACTCCCACACGCGCCCCCGACCCCATCTTCCCCATCCATCCCGTGAGCGGCGTGCGGGCAGCTGCGGGCGCCGGGCAGAGGGCtgcgggcggtgggcggcgggctgCGGGCGCCGGGCGGAGGGCTGCGGGCGCCGGGCAGCGGGCACGCGGCGGGCGGCAAGAGGCGCGCTGCAGGCGCCGGGCGCCGGGCTGCGGGTACTATGGTCTTTTCACAGCCACTTAACTGGGACTTAACTGCAGATGTAACGGGAGGGTCGTGGAAGGGAACGAAAATAAAAAGAAGGTCACAGAAAGACGTCTCAGTTTTCCAGAGCTACAGAGCTACAGAAGAAAGCTTATTTGCTTCAATGCCTTCCAGAGAATTTTCCCTTGTTTCATCCGGGCCGGGTCTGCAGCTACGATCCGATCTTTGTTTTTGTATTGACACTCATCGACCTTCTTAATCCTTTTTCTTTAGACCAATCTGCTTAATCTCTCTGATACGgtatgtgtgtgtgtgactTGCGCGGCGGatttgtccactttactttggTCAGCCTCGACGCCGTCCGGAGCACTTGGCCGTCGCCGACCGTGCTGCTTTCCATCCTTTGGCGGATCTCTGCTCCTTTCTCTTGGTTGGCTTGGTTTCTTCCCTTTCTGCACGGCCTGAGCTTAGTGGCGTTTGCCCCTGAGCTTAGTGCCTCGTTCGTAGGGAGGAACCGTTGTTCTAGGCCCGAGCttcgccgctcctccgccggcggcggggagaaTTCACCACGGCGTCCACGCCTCTCCGAAGAGGGCCTCCCGGCTGACCATCCTCCGCTGCGGCCGGAGCGCGCGGTTTGCTGAGCCTCCGTGCGCGTGTCCGAGTGTCCGTCGCTGATGTGCGCAGTCCACGCAGACCTCGCAATGGGGGCTGCCGGAGCAAAAAGCTGGCCGGGATGGCAAGGCCCGTCGCCCGTCGCTGTCTCAGGGCTACGCGTATGCGAGCATATGTAGGCGGAGGCTCACGCGGGACCAACGACGGCACGAGTCTTGCAGAGCAGAGTCGGCGTCGCgggcccgcggcgccgccgcaaaatatttttaaaaaccTCTAATTTGAATCGTGATTAATAGTCACGATCCTACTAAGTCATTTTGTAAATATCGGATGATATATGTGCATAAAAACTtctaatttggatcgcgattcgATTTAGGGATCTTTTTCAAAACATCCGAATCCAACATTTGCAAAAGCACCCCTGAGTCTGTTTGCTCGGCTGCCGGCCACCGGCGGTGGCGGCAAGCTCGCCTCCGGCCCAACAGACGGCTCCAGGCCGCGTGCGGCCCCGAAGAACACGTCGCCATCGATATCCCGGCCGCTGTCGTGACTCAGCCCGCCCTCGTCCTAGACGCCGCTGCTACGCCGCCGCCGTAGTTGCCGTCATCGACATCCCGGACGCCGGACGCCGTCATCCGGCCCGTCGTCCGTTGCGTCTCGACGACGCGCGTCGGCCCCTTCGTCAGAGCGCTGGCCACCGCCGCGCTGGCTCCGGGGCGCTTCCCCGTTCCTGCAGCTCATGGTGTTCTTCGCCGGCGTGTTCACGGCCGCGCtgttcaaaaaaaagaaaaaaacaaatcCGTTCTTCCACGGAAGTGAAAACCAAGCCCCAAGCGTACTGGCCCAGCGCTCGTAAGTAGGCAATGGCCCATGGACTGTGGGCTGGATTCGGCCCATTGACGCAGTAGGAGGGCTCGCGCGAGACACACACGACGCCACCCCTGGCCTTCCTGACTGACGCGTGCGATCATATCATTCGACTGCGCGATAGTAGTATCTTTTCCAAGGATGGAAATGGTTACGGCGAGAGTATGGCGCATCGCCGCCCTCGAGTCAAAGCATGTCGAATCATCTGAAAGAGATGCGCTGGACTAGCTTGCACATGCACATGCCGGACCGGAGCAGCCCCTGGCGACGATTTCAGTTGCCTCTGCTGACTGCTCCTGCTGTCCTGCATCATCACGGACGACTACTACTGCTGCCACGACAGAGCGGCACCGACCCTTCCAACCCGGAGACGAGATAGAGCACAGCAGCTGCAGCGCCGCCGTAGCCGGAGAGGGCGATGGGCACCGTCGAGGCCGGGCTGCCCCTCGCCGACCCGGCCGCCGACGCCGACCGGGCGCGGCTGCAGCAGCTGGGATACAAGCAGGAGCTCAAGCGCGGCCTCTCGTACGCGCTGTCGATTCCATGCAATTTTCGATCCGTTCATCCCTTTCGCTTCTGATCCCGTTCCTTTTTTCTAGTGTTGTTTCCAACTTCGCCTTCTCCTTCGCCATCATCTCCGTGCTGACGGGCGTCACCACGACGTACAACACCGGCCTGCGCTACGGCGGCCCGGCGTCCATGACGCTGGGCTGGCTCGTCGTGGCCGCGTTCAACGGCTGCGTCGCGCTGTCCATGGCGGAGATCTGCTCGGCCTACCCGACCTCCGGCGGGCTCTACTACTGGAGCGCCAAGCTCGCCGGCAAGGAATGGGCTCCACTCGCTTCCTGGGTCACCGGATGGTACAGTCCTGCTCAAAATTTTTATTCCTGATCAGTACTAGTTCCCATAGCTATCTCGCCGCCAAGCCAAGTAACAAACAATCAGATTCAGAATACGCTCCCGCTTATCGTTTGAAACAAGCAGCAATCCGGTTTAATTCAGTTATTTTCACCATGATGCCATGGATGACGTCCTCCCAAGCAATCATGTCACGAGTCTAATTATGTTTTATCTTCTGCCCTGTTCTGCAGGTTCAACATCGTGGGTCAGGTACTCAAATAATCTCCAGCTTCACACAGGATCACTAATCTTTGGAGTGCAGTGAAGGCATTAGTGTGCTACTTATTGTAATATAATCAGGTCGCTGACTGGCACTCTATTATGGAGTACTTCCTCTGATGATTTGAACTGTCGTACGTGCAGTGGGCTTGCACCACGAGCGTGGACTTCTCGTTGGCGCAGCTTATCCAGGTGATCGTCCTGCTCAGCACCGGCGGAGCCAACGGCGGCGGCTACCTCGCCTCCAAGTACGTCGTGCTCGCCATCTACACCGCCATCCTGATCGTGCACGGCCTCATCAACAGCCTGCCCATCCAGTGGCTCTCCTGGTTTGGCCAGCTCGGAGCGTTCTGGAATGTAGCAGGCATGTAACAGCCATCGACCCAAAGCAATAACACTTTTCATGATATCCGAGAATATTTTGAAATCTAGCCACATTAATTTGCTCCATCTAAATTAATAAACTGCAGGTGTCTTTGTCCTGGTGATCTCGATCCCATCGGTGGCCAAGGAGAGGGCGAGCGTTGAGTTCATCTTCACCCACTTCAACACAGAGAACGGCATGGGGATCCACGGCAAGCCTTACATCCTAGCCCTGGGCTTGCTCATGAGCCAGTACTCCAGCATCGGCTACGACACATCTGCTCACATGGTAAACACTCGAATTGTGGATGCCACACCAAGGTATCCCCACATCTCTTTCTAGCTACTCATTCCATCCCCCACTGGTCGATTGCAAGTGCAGACGGAGGAGACGAAGAACGCGGAGTGGAGCGGGCCGATGGGGATCGTTAGCTCCGTTGCTCTGTCCAGCATCTTCGGATGGATTTACCTGCTGACTCTGACGTCGGTAGTGACCGACATCCCGTACTTGCTGGACACCAGCAACGACGCCGGCGGGTACGCCATTGCTCAGGCCCTCTACACCACCTTCCACCGGAGGTACGGCAGCGGCGTCGGGGGAATCGCCTGCCTGGGCATCATCGCCGTCGCCGTCTTCCTCTGCGGCACCGCGTGCGTGACCAGCAACTCGAGGATGGGGTACGCCTTCTCCAGGGACGGGGCGATGCCCTTGTCGCGTGTCTGGCATCGGGTGAACAAGCAGGAGGTGCCCCTGAACGTCGTCTGGCTCTCCGTCTCGGTGGCGTTCGTCATGGCCCTCACGGTGCGTGCGATCGACCGTCCCGTCTCTGAACTGCAACCGGCCGGCCGGTTACATACACCACATTGACAGTTCCAAAGTGTGCTTCTGTTCTCGACAGTCGCTGCGGAGCCAGGTGGCGTTCCAGGCCATGGTGTCCATCGCCACGCTCGGTCTCTACATCTCCTACGCGCTGCCGATCGTCTTCCGCGTGACGACGGCCCGGAAGTCCTTCGTTCCAGGGCCGTTCCACCTCGGGAGGTACGGGGTCGCCGTCGGCGCGGCCGCCGTTGCCTGGGTGGCCCTCGTCACCGTGCTCTTCTGCCTGCCGGTGGCGTACCCCGTCGCCAAGGACAACTTCAACTACACGCCGGCGGCCGTCGGGGGCGTGCTGGCGCTCAGCCTCGGCGCGTGGGTGCTGCACGCCCGGTTCTGGTTCCGAGGGCCCGTCACCAACGTCGGCGAGGCGTAAGTTGGGCTGTGCGCCTGCGGCCCAACAGTGCTGTGACGTGTATTGTATGTATTATGCGGGACACTTCCTCCGATTTACTATAACCTTGCAAGGAGCGAACTGAACTTGCCATTTTCACCTCGGGCGGGACACTGCCTCCGATCTATAGAAACTGGAAGCAAGGACCCAATCCCCGTCACGGCTCCACGTCTTCCCTCTTCTCGGAAAGAAATTAGAAATGTTTGCAGGTCTGACGAGTACAGTGCCTAGGCATCGCACATCGCAATCACAGACGCATGCATCCCCGGCCCCTTCAGtcaaaacaaaaacaaaaaaaaatccaGAATCCAATCATATGAAAAAGATTGCTGATTAGCACTCTGACATGCCGGAACGAGGCAACCATTCGAAATTTCCACACCTTCTGTTGACTCCCTGGGCATCTAACATCAGCTTTAAGAAGCTAATAGTTCGCCACGGATCTGTCCTATCAGCAACCTGCGTCTGCGTGCCTACGTGCGGCACCAGGCCGGCCACCAGCGGACGGGAGGACGATGGAGGCCGTGTCTCGCCGCTCCCTGGAGCTGCCCGTCGCCGGGACGCCGGCGGCCGATCCAGACAGCGCCCGGCTGCACCAACTGGGCTACAAGCAGGAGCTCAAGCGCGGCCTCTCGTAAGTCCTACTTCGACTCCCATGCGATCCCTTCCTTCCTCCTTTCCCGGCCCGCTTCTGAAATCTGAATGTTTCACATGCGTGAACAGCGTTCTTTCCAACTTCGCCCTGTCTTTCTCGATCATCGCCGTGATGATGGGCGTGACGACAACGTACAACACCGGGCTTCGCTACGGCGGGCCGGCCTCCATGACGCTGGGCTGGCTCGTCGTCGCGGCGCTCAACGGCTGCGTCGCGCTGTCCATGGCGGAGATCTGCTCGGCCTACCCGACCTCCGGCGGGCTCTACTACTGGAGCGCCAAGCTTGCCGGCAAGGAATGGGCTCCACTCGCTTCCTGGGTCACTGGATGGTACGCGCTGTTCAGAGTTTTAATCTGGGTGCTATATGTAGCTGGCCAACAAATAAATACTTAAAACATTTACAATATAATATATGATCTTGTGCCTAGTATATTAACGAACAATTGTATCGGACAATGATTCTGTATCTTATATATACAAATATAGATTTTATAAAACTCGTTGAACCATTGTAATCAAGTTATATATCCTGTGTCTTTTGTCATTCAGGTTCAACATCGTGGGACAGGTACGCCGGCTTGATGCACACAGGTCCTTTGGAAGAACCTTAAAGTATTCCCATGATTTGTTTCGGTACCTAGTTACATATATGCTAGCTAGTATATTTTACTTGGTCATGAACTCATGCTTGGTCAGCTTAATTGGACTGTCGTCTGGCTGCACCTATTGGCATCCTGGCATTGGCATTGTTGTTTCCACACGCGAGCCGGCAGGCCTGAAAATTCCTTGTGCATGCCTCAATCACATAGCATTATGATTGTGTAGCTCAAAACTGCAATATTAATAGTTCAGTTGGACCGATAGAGTTTAGATGCTGAGCAATCCATCGATGTGTTTGCGTGGTTGAACTGTCTGTCACGCAGTGGGCTGGTACCACGAGTGTGGACTTCTCGTTGGCGCAGCTCGTCCAAGTGATCATCCTGCTTGGCACCGGGGGGCGCAACGGCGGCGGCTACATGGCGTCCAAGTACGTCGTGCTGGCCATCTATGGTGCCATCCTGGTCACGCACGGGCTGGTCAACAGCCTCCCTATCCAGTGGCTGGCATGGTTCGGCCACCTCGGAGCATTCTGGAACGCCGCAGGTACATCTTTATTTGTCACAAAGATACATGCAGCACTTGAAGTTCGAAGATAACTATGATTGTTCGAACATTTGTACAAGTGTAACATTGTTGGTGTTAACTGGATGGATGGATCATGTATGCTAGGTATATTTGTTCTGGTGATCTTGATTCCAGCGGTTGCAAAGGAAAGGGCAAGCTTGGAGTTCATCTTCACACACTTGAACACGGACAATGGCATGGGGATCCACCACAAGGCTTACATTCTAGCCATCGGGTTGCTGATGAGCCAGTACTCTCTCATCGGCTACGACGCGTCTGCACACATGGTAATGAATAATATAAGCCCCGTGCTAGATAGCCTAGAACATTAGCAGCACATCAAAGTTCTGACGACCGATCGATCACGAGTGCAGACAGAGGAGACGAAGAACGCGGACCGGAGCGGGCCGACGGGGCTGGTCACCGCCGTCGCCCTGTCGAGCGCGTTCGGGTGGGTCTTCCTGGTGGCCCTGACGTCGCTCATGACGGAGGACATCCCATCCCTCCTGGACCCCGGCAACGACGCCGGCGGGTACGCCGTCGCGCAGGCTCTGCACAGCGCCTTCCGTAGGAGGTACGGCAGCGGCGCCGGGGCGCTCCTGTGCTTGGGGATCGTCTCGGTCACCACCTTCCTGTGCGGCACCGCGTGCGTGACCAGCAACTCGAGGATGGGGTACGCCTTCTCCAGGGACGGGGCGATGCCCTTCTCGCGCTTCTGGTACCGGGTGAACAAGCAGGAGGTGCCCTTCAACGTCGTCTGGCTCTCCGTCTCGGTGGCGTTCGTCATGGCGCTCACGGTGCGTCTGATCATCTCTCCATAACTGCATATGCAATGCGACTCGTCAGGTATAACATGCTAGCTATCATCCACGTCCTACAATGGCAGTCGCTGGGGAGCCAGGTGGCGTTCCAGGCAATGCTGTCCGTCGCGACGGTCGGAGCGTACATCGCCTACGGGCTGCCCATCTTCTTCCGCGTGACCACCGCCCGGAGATCCTTCGTTCCGGGGCCGTTCCACCTCGGGAAATATGGCCTCCTCGTCGGCTGGGTCGCCGTCACCTGGGTGGCCCTCGTCACCGTGCTCTTCTCCCTGCCCGTGGCGTACCCCGTCGCGGAGGACAACTTCAACTACACGCCGGTTTTCGTCGGCGGCGTGCTGTTGCTCAGCGTCGCCTCCTGGGTGCTCCACGCCCGGTTCTGGTTCCAAGGGCCCATCGCCAATGTTGACCTGTAAATAGCCTGTTCTAAACATACTCAACCATGATTTCTCTTATGATAAAATTAGGATATGTCTATATGCTGCTGGGGTGATTTGAAATATGCGGTCACTCGAGTATTTTGTAATGTCAAATCACACAAATTATTGCATCTCAGAAATCGAGTGATTCAAAGCAAGCCAACACTCGAATTTGTAGTCATAGGATTAAACCCAACTGCTGAGATTTCAAAGCGTGTTAATTATTTATACTAATAGACATATAACTAGTACAAACCTTATCATAAATCATTAATAGCTCAACTACTGAGTGCCCTCCTCAACATTGAAATGCAAGCAGATGACCCAGCTCATAAGAACGCAGTGCCTACTCAAACAAATGGGTGGATAGAAATACATCTACAAACAAAGACATCATATCAAAATGACATGAAAATATGACATCACCTAACATTTCAACAATTACACATTGTTTACATAGAAATGACAGTACAATGCCACTGTCATTCTAGAAAGTATGAACTGTAACTACTAAAATATGAACAATAACACTATAAAATATATTAAAAGGGAATGAGAACAACTACGTTGAAGAAAAAGGCATAAGCAATAAAAGTTGTTGCTGACTAAGAAGATAATTTGAAATCTTACAAAAATAATTAGTTATAAATTACAGGAACATATCAATAGTCTAGAAGCCAAAACTTATAAAGATGTCACGGATTGAAAAACACCAAACGTATCGTCTATATTTAAGAAATATGTTCTCTTGATTATTATATTATACAACTCTAGCTAGTAACATATGTAGATCAAAGCTGAGTAGGCATAGAACAAGTTGTAATAATACTTCAACAGAACAAATGCAAATAACATGTAACAAAAGGACTAGCATAAAAAAAAAGTTGTTTGGAGCTCATTGCAACGAACCAAATGCAAATGACAAAGTTTTGAAGTATTAAAAATTGTTCTATCACATCCAAGAAACTACATATAGTATGGTTTAAAAGAAATAGAATTAAATAATCCACAAATTAAATAACAGAGATGCAAAAAAAC
Protein-coding sequences here:
- the LOC112893139 gene encoding amino-acid permease BAT1 homolog isoform X2 — its product is MGTVEAGLPLADPAADADRARLQQLGYKQELKRGLSVVSNFAFSFAIISVLTGVTTTYNTGLRYGGPASMTLGWLVVAAFNGCVALSMAEICSAYPTSGGLYYWSAKLAGKEWAPLASWVTGWFNIVGQWACTTSVDFSLAQLIQVIVLLSTGGANGGGYLASKYVVLAIYTAILIVHGLINSLPIQWLSWFGQLGAFWNVAGVFVLVISIPSVAKERASVEFIFTHFNTENGMGIHGKPYILALGLLMSQYSSIGYDTSAHMTEETKNAEWSGPMGIVSSVALSSIFGWIYLLTLTSVVTDIPYLLDTSNDAGGYAIAQALYTTFHRRYGSGVGGIACLGIIAVAVFLCGTACVTSNSRMGYAFSRDGAMPLSRVWHRVNKQEVPLNVVWLSVSVAFVMALTCASVLDSRCGARWRSRPWCPSPRSVSTSPTRCRSSSA
- the LOC112893139 gene encoding amino-acid permease BAT1 homolog isoform X1 produces the protein MGTVEAGLPLADPAADADRARLQQLGYKQELKRGLSVVSNFAFSFAIISVLTGVTTTYNTGLRYGGPASMTLGWLVVAAFNGCVALSMAEICSAYPTSGGLYYWSAKLAGKEWAPLASWVTGWFNIVGQWACTTSVDFSLAQLIQVIVLLSTGGANGGGYLASKYVVLAIYTAILIVHGLINSLPIQWLSWFGQLGAFWNVAGVFVLVISIPSVAKERASVEFIFTHFNTENGMGIHGKPYILALGLLMSQYSSIGYDTSAHMTEETKNAEWSGPMGIVSSVALSSIFGWIYLLTLTSVVTDIPYLLDTSNDAGGYAIAQALYTTFHRRYGSGVGGIACLGIIAVAVFLCGTACVTSNSRMGYAFSRDGAMPLSRVWHRVNKQEVPLNVVWLSVSVAFVMALTSLRSQVAFQAMVSIATLGLYISYALPIVFRVTTARKSFVPGPFHLGRYGVAVGAAAVAWVALVTVLFCLPVAYPVAKDNFNYTPAAVGGVLALSLGAWVLHARFWFRGPVTNVGEA
- the LOC112893140 gene encoding amino-acid permease BAT1 homolog; the encoded protein is MSPRNAELPVADPAADPDRARLQQLGYKQELKRGLSLLSNFAFSFSIISVLAGVTTTYNTGLRYGGPASMTLGWLVVAAFNGCVALSMAEICSAYPTSGGLYYWSAKLAGEDWAPLASWVTGWFNIVGQWACTTSVDFSLAQFVQVIVLLSTGGANGGGYMASKYVVLAIYCAILILHGLINSLSIQWLAWFGQFGAFWNLAGVFALTILIPAVAKERATMEFVFTHCYTDNGVGIHSKVYALAIGLLTSQYSLLGYDTSAHMSEETKNAAWSGPMGIVVSVALSSVFGWVYLVSLTSIVTNIPILLDPSNDAGGNAIAQALHAAFRTRFGSGAGGIVCLAAMAVAIFLCGTASVTSNSRMGYAFSRDGAMPFSRFWYRVNKQEVPFNVVWLSVSVAFVMALTSLGSQVAFQAMVSITTLGMYIAYGLPIFFRVTTARRSFVPGPFHLGKYGVLIGWAAVAWVALVTVLFCLPVAYPVAVDNFNYTPAAVGGVLLLSLGAWALHARFWFRGPVTNVDA
- the LOC112893137 gene encoding amino-acid permease BAT1 homolog — translated: MEAVSRRSLELPVAGTPAADPDSARLHQLGYKQELKRGLSVLSNFALSFSIIAVMMGVTTTYNTGLRYGGPASMTLGWLVVAALNGCVALSMAEICSAYPTSGGLYYWSAKLAGKEWAPLASWVTGWFNIVGQWAGTTSVDFSLAQLVQVIILLGTGGRNGGGYMASKYVVLAIYGAILVTHGLVNSLPIQWLAWFGHLGAFWNAAGIFVLVILIPAVAKERASLEFIFTHLNTDNGMGIHHKAYILAIGLLMSQYSLIGYDASAHMTEETKNADRSGPTGLVTAVALSSAFGWVFLVALTSLMTEDIPSLLDPGNDAGGYAVAQALHSAFRRRYGSGAGALLCLGIVSVTTFLCGTACVTSNSRMGYAFSRDGAMPFSRFWYRVNKQEVPFNVVWLSVSVAFVMALTSLGSQVAFQAMLSVATVGAYIAYGLPIFFRVTTARRSFVPGPFHLGKYGLLVGWVAVTWVALVTVLFSLPVAYPVAEDNFNYTPVFVGGVLLLSVASWVLHARFWFQGPIANVDL